In the Cumulibacter manganitolerans genome, ACCCGCACCCACATGGCATTCCCCCGCACCACCGCCCGCGCCGAGTCGGTCCCGTACGTCGTCCTCCTCGTCGAGGTCGACGGCACCGACGGCGCGCGGCTGCACGGCGTGCTGGAGGGTCCCGCGGACGCCCTGGCGATCGGCGCGCGGGTGCGCGGCACGATCCACCCACCCGCCGACGAGAGCCTCGGGTACCCCTCGCTGCGGTGGGCGCTGGAGACCGCGGAGGTGAGCCGGTGACCGGGCTGCGCGGCGCGGCCGCCGTCGTGGGCGTCGGCCTGACCCCGCACCACCGCCGGTCCACCGGGGGCCCGGCGCTGCGGCTGTGCCTGGAGGCGATCGTCGCGGCGGCCGAGGATGCCGGCATCCATCCCGGCGACATCGACGGCTT is a window encoding:
- a CDS encoding Zn-ribbon domain-containing OB-fold protein, which produces MGSRFKQHRISGGIGGDDRFWEALEDGELRLCRCGSCGAWQWPAHFRCGRCGSWEHDWPLVEPVGTVYSWTRTHMAFPRTTARAESVPYVVLLVEVDGTDGARLHGVLEGPADALAIGARVRGTIHPPADESLGYPSLRWALETAEVSR